The following proteins come from a genomic window of Thiothrix unzii:
- a CDS encoding CRISPR-associated protein Cas4: MPETFIWEHAPAFLARVDNLNLHGLHFQHVELCERRAWMYLHKVNFAQWYTRVQTGAALHDASYQRDHSVRGLFGLAPDRIEWDECIVYENKGTGGAVEASSNQTAFYALMLSISTGKQWRAFTHVLSSRRRREVVLDAARLQTLWDASVRLAQLGEQDAVPAAKKIGLCSSCSLAAFCGFD, from the coding sequence ATGCCTGAAACCTTCATCTGGGAACATGCTCCTGCTTTTCTCGCACGAGTCGACAACCTCAACTTGCACGGTTTGCACTTCCAGCATGTGGAATTGTGCGAACGGCGGGCGTGGATGTATTTGCATAAGGTGAATTTTGCGCAATGGTACACGCGGGTACAAACGGGAGCGGCGTTACACGATGCCAGTTATCAGCGTGATCATTCGGTACGTGGTTTGTTTGGATTAGCACCGGATCGGATTGAATGGGATGAATGCATTGTGTACGAAAATAAGGGAACGGGCGGTGCGGTCGAGGCTTCCAGCAATCAAACGGCATTTTATGCGTTGATGTTGTCGATCAGTACGGGCAAACAGTGGCGGGCGTTTACGCATGTGCTGAGTTCACGGCGGCGGCGCGAAGTGGTGTTGGATGCCGCACGTTTACAAACATTGTGGGATGCATCGGTGCGTTTGGCGCAATTGGGGGAGCAAGACGCAGTGCCTGCTGCGAAAAAAATCGGCTTGTGTAGCAGTTGTTCGTTGGCTGCTTTCTGTGGTTTTGACTGA